One window of Podarcis raffonei isolate rPodRaf1 chromosome 15, rPodRaf1.pri, whole genome shotgun sequence genomic DNA carries:
- the TPST1 gene encoding protein-tyrosine sulfotransferase 1 isoform X2 yields MVGKLKQNLLLACLVVSSVTVFYLGQHAMECHHQMEERRQIVRPEPVRATLRAGLGLPENATLAYHKDMPLIFIGGVPRSGTTLMRAMLDAHPDIRCGEETRVIPRILAVKQMWARSSKEKIRLDEAGVTDEVLDSAMRAFLLEIIVKHGEPAPYLCNKDPFALKSLAYLARIFPNAKFVLMVRDGRASVHSMISRKVTIAGFDLSSYRDCLTKWNRAIETMYNQCLEAGLDRCMMVHYEQLVLHPERWLQTLLKFLHIPWDPAVLHHEEMIGKAGGVSLSKVERSTDQVIKPVNVEALSKWVGKIPDDVLHDMPVIAPMLAKLGYDPYANPPNYGKPDQKVLENTRRVYKGEFQLPDFLKGVPQADVLK; encoded by the exons ATGGTTGGCAAACTCAAGCAGAACCTACTGCTGGCTTGCCTGGTGGTAAGCTCAGTGACGGTCTTCTACTTGGGCCAGCACGCCATGGAGTGCCACCACCAGATGGAGGAGCGCAGACAGATAGTCCGCCCGGAGCCGGTCAGGGCCACTTTGAGAGCTGGTTTGGGTTTGCCAGAGAACGCCACCTTGGCCTACCACAAAGACATGCCCTTGATCTTCATCGGAGGAGTCCCTCGCAGTGGCACCACCTTGATGCGGGCGATGCTGGACGCTCACCCGGACATCCGCTGCGGGGAAGAGACGCGGGTGATCCCCCGGATCCTGGCCGTCAAGCAGATGTGGGCTCGGTCGAGCAAGGAGAAGATCCGGCTTGATGAGGCCGGCGTCACAGACGAGGTCTTGGATTCGGCTATGAGGGCATTCTTACTGGAGATCATTGTGAAGCATGGGGAGCCAGCCCCGTACCTGTGCAATAAGGACCCCTTTGCCCTCAAGTCCCTGGCGTACCTCGCCCGGATCTTCCCCAACGCCAAGTTCGTCTTGATGGTGCGGGACGGCCGGGCCTCCGTCCACTCCATGATCTCCAGGAAGGTCACCATCGCTGGCTTTGACCTCAGCAGCTACAGGGACTGCTTGACCAAGTGGAATCGGGCCATAGAGACCATGTATAACCAGTGCCTGGAGGCTGGCTTGGACCGTTGCATGATGGTCCATTACGAGCAGCTTGTCTTGCACCCCGAGAGGTGGCTACAAACGCTCCTCAAGTTCCTCCACATCCCGTGGGACCCTGCCGTTTTGCACCACGAAGAAATGATTGGGAAAGCCGGGGGCGTCTCCCTCTCAAA agttgAAAGATCTACCGACCAAGTAATCAAGCCAGTGAACGTGGAAGCTTTGtcaaaatgggtggggaaaatcCCCGATGACGTTCTTCACGACATGCCTGTGATTGCCCCGATGCTGGCAAAGCTTGGCTATGACCCCTACGCCAACCCCCCAAACTACGGGAAGCCGGATCAGAAAGTTTTGGAAAACACCAGAAGG GTCTACAAAGGAGAATTTCAACTTCCTGACTTTCTCAAAGGAGTGCCACAG
- the TPST1 gene encoding protein-tyrosine sulfotransferase 1 isoform X1, giving the protein MVGKLKQNLLLACLVVSSVTVFYLGQHAMECHHQMEERRQIVRPEPVRATLRAGLGLPENATLAYHKDMPLIFIGGVPRSGTTLMRAMLDAHPDIRCGEETRVIPRILAVKQMWARSSKEKIRLDEAGVTDEVLDSAMRAFLLEIIVKHGEPAPYLCNKDPFALKSLAYLARIFPNAKFVLMVRDGRASVHSMISRKVTIAGFDLSSYRDCLTKWNRAIETMYNQCLEAGLDRCMMVHYEQLVLHPERWLQTLLKFLHIPWDPAVLHHEEMIGKAGGVSLSKVERSTDQVIKPVNVEALSKWVGKIPDDVLHDMPVIAPMLAKLGYDPYANPPNYGKPDQKVLENTRRVYKGEFQLPDFLKGVPQLRKTVERKPQAKIK; this is encoded by the exons ATGGTTGGCAAACTCAAGCAGAACCTACTGCTGGCTTGCCTGGTGGTAAGCTCAGTGACGGTCTTCTACTTGGGCCAGCACGCCATGGAGTGCCACCACCAGATGGAGGAGCGCAGACAGATAGTCCGCCCGGAGCCGGTCAGGGCCACTTTGAGAGCTGGTTTGGGTTTGCCAGAGAACGCCACCTTGGCCTACCACAAAGACATGCCCTTGATCTTCATCGGAGGAGTCCCTCGCAGTGGCACCACCTTGATGCGGGCGATGCTGGACGCTCACCCGGACATCCGCTGCGGGGAAGAGACGCGGGTGATCCCCCGGATCCTGGCCGTCAAGCAGATGTGGGCTCGGTCGAGCAAGGAGAAGATCCGGCTTGATGAGGCCGGCGTCACAGACGAGGTCTTGGATTCGGCTATGAGGGCATTCTTACTGGAGATCATTGTGAAGCATGGGGAGCCAGCCCCGTACCTGTGCAATAAGGACCCCTTTGCCCTCAAGTCCCTGGCGTACCTCGCCCGGATCTTCCCCAACGCCAAGTTCGTCTTGATGGTGCGGGACGGCCGGGCCTCCGTCCACTCCATGATCTCCAGGAAGGTCACCATCGCTGGCTTTGACCTCAGCAGCTACAGGGACTGCTTGACCAAGTGGAATCGGGCCATAGAGACCATGTATAACCAGTGCCTGGAGGCTGGCTTGGACCGTTGCATGATGGTCCATTACGAGCAGCTTGTCTTGCACCCCGAGAGGTGGCTACAAACGCTCCTCAAGTTCCTCCACATCCCGTGGGACCCTGCCGTTTTGCACCACGAAGAAATGATTGGGAAAGCCGGGGGCGTCTCCCTCTCAAA agttgAAAGATCTACCGACCAAGTAATCAAGCCAGTGAACGTGGAAGCTTTGtcaaaatgggtggggaaaatcCCCGATGACGTTCTTCACGACATGCCTGTGATTGCCCCGATGCTGGCAAAGCTTGGCTATGACCCCTACGCCAACCCCCCAAACTACGGGAAGCCGGATCAGAAAGTTTTGGAAAACACCAGAAGG GTCTACAAAGGAGAATTTCAACTTCCTGACTTTCTCAAAGGAGTGCCACAG CTGCGGAAGACTGTAGAAAGGAAGCCCCAGGCCAAGATAAAATGA
- the TPST1 gene encoding protein-tyrosine sulfotransferase 1 isoform X3, producing the protein MVGKLKQNLLLACLVVSSVTVFYLGQHAMECHHQMEERRQIVRPEPVRATLRAGLGLPENATLAYHKDMPLIFIGGVPRSGTTLMRAMLDAHPDIRCGEETRVIPRILAVKQMWARSSKEKIRLDEAGVTDEVLDSAMRAFLLEIIVKHGEPAPYLCNKDPFALKSLAYLARIFPNAKFVLMVRDGRASVHSMISRKVTIAGFDLSSYRDCLTKWNRAIETMYNQCLEAGLDRCMMVHYEQLVLHPERWLQTLLKFLHIPWDPAVLHHEEMIGKAGGVSLSKVERSTDQVIKPVNVEALSKWVGKIPDDVLHDMPVIAPMLAKLGYDPYANPPNYGKPDQKVLENTRRADVLK; encoded by the exons ATGGTTGGCAAACTCAAGCAGAACCTACTGCTGGCTTGCCTGGTGGTAAGCTCAGTGACGGTCTTCTACTTGGGCCAGCACGCCATGGAGTGCCACCACCAGATGGAGGAGCGCAGACAGATAGTCCGCCCGGAGCCGGTCAGGGCCACTTTGAGAGCTGGTTTGGGTTTGCCAGAGAACGCCACCTTGGCCTACCACAAAGACATGCCCTTGATCTTCATCGGAGGAGTCCCTCGCAGTGGCACCACCTTGATGCGGGCGATGCTGGACGCTCACCCGGACATCCGCTGCGGGGAAGAGACGCGGGTGATCCCCCGGATCCTGGCCGTCAAGCAGATGTGGGCTCGGTCGAGCAAGGAGAAGATCCGGCTTGATGAGGCCGGCGTCACAGACGAGGTCTTGGATTCGGCTATGAGGGCATTCTTACTGGAGATCATTGTGAAGCATGGGGAGCCAGCCCCGTACCTGTGCAATAAGGACCCCTTTGCCCTCAAGTCCCTGGCGTACCTCGCCCGGATCTTCCCCAACGCCAAGTTCGTCTTGATGGTGCGGGACGGCCGGGCCTCCGTCCACTCCATGATCTCCAGGAAGGTCACCATCGCTGGCTTTGACCTCAGCAGCTACAGGGACTGCTTGACCAAGTGGAATCGGGCCATAGAGACCATGTATAACCAGTGCCTGGAGGCTGGCTTGGACCGTTGCATGATGGTCCATTACGAGCAGCTTGTCTTGCACCCCGAGAGGTGGCTACAAACGCTCCTCAAGTTCCTCCACATCCCGTGGGACCCTGCCGTTTTGCACCACGAAGAAATGATTGGGAAAGCCGGGGGCGTCTCCCTCTCAAA agttgAAAGATCTACCGACCAAGTAATCAAGCCAGTGAACGTGGAAGCTTTGtcaaaatgggtggggaaaatcCCCGATGACGTTCTTCACGACATGCCTGTGATTGCCCCGATGCTGGCAAAGCTTGGCTATGACCCCTACGCCAACCCCCCAAACTACGGGAAGCCGGATCAGAAAGTTTTGGAAAACACCAGAAGG